ACCGCCGCAATCAGGAACTCGTTCATCATCGCCCCGAGGAAGATTGCCCCCATGAGAACCCCGATGGTGACCACCGAAGTCGTGGTAAAGCGCAGCACCACCATTGCGATGATCAGCCATGCGATCCCGGTCAAGAGAAAGATCCACCATGGACCCACGAACCGCGCCAGACCCGCACGGAGCGCGTCACTCTGCGCCGAGTCGGTAGGCGGTGATGCGGTGTCTGGCGACTGAGTATGCGGACTACTCATCGACTTCTCCCAAGTCTCGGAGGTCGCTGGACGCTTTCCGCTGCATCTCCATGGTAAGTGTTTCGACGGCCATCCGACACTCGCCGCTGGCGGCCAGTTGCGGGCCACAGCGCCGGCCACTTGTTTCCCCGTGGCCAGGTAATTTCGCGGTAAGGGTCGACGGCACCGAGGCTGGCTGACTCGACGAGGTTTGGTCAACGCAGAGGCTTCACCCCGTGTCCGCTGGTGGCTTGGGCCAGGGCCTTGGGCATGCTTTCGTCGCATCCCGACAGGCGCCGGTTGCTGGAGACGGCCAGGGCCCGCCGCTCGTATGCGGCGTCGACCAACCGGTAATACCTCCTGCCGCACTGGGGCTCACGGCCAATGCCCAATGTCGTTGACGATGACGCGGTCGGTGCGGATCACCCGGGCGACGGTGAGGCAGGCTTGGACGGCGACGTGTCCGAGAGCCTCGCGGAAGTGGCGTTTGAAGCAGCGCGTCCTGGGTGGGGCGCGTGCCGGTTCACCGGCTTCGCGGCCGAGGTTGTGACGAGGCTGCGGATCATGTCTGGGCGAAACGCCCTGCGACCACAGCGATCCCGAGCGTCCGATCGACCTCGTCGGGTGGATGTGGCTTGGCCAGGGTGACCGCTTCGGGCATCCTGGCGCGAATGCGGCGAACCCCGGCCGCGGCGGCCTCGGGCAGCCAGACAGCGGCGCCGTCACCCTACGGAACGAAGCCATGACATCACCGGGGAGACATCTCTGGCCGTCAGTGGGGCCGTACATGGCCGTCTGTGGGGAGGGTGTCACGGCCGCTGACGTACGCGGCCGTTCGCGCCGCCGGACTGCTGGCAGTCGGCCCCGACCGCGCCCCTGCAGTCGTGCTGTTGCACGAGCCTCGGTTGTCGGCGGCATCGATCACCGTGGAATCGAGACGCGAGACGTAAGGTAGGTAGTCACGGTCAGCAAACCGCCAAGGGGGCTCGACGTGCCAGTCCGATGCCGACGAGCGGTCAACGGTCCGTCGCGGGATCCGACCGGCGGCGGGCTCCACGAGGGCGGCATGGGGCTGGAGTCGGTAGCTGGTGGCTTTCGGGGAACGGCGTCATGATCATGCCCCCGCTTCCCCGGCCGGGTAGTGGTCCGTCCCAGCAGAGATTGACCCGATATGGCTGGAGTGCAGCCAATCCGCCGCTACGGCCGGTGTTGTTTGTCAACCCAAGATCGGGAGATGGTGCGGCGGGCCGGGCGAGGGTTGCTGAACGGGCACGGGATCGCGGGATCGAGGTGGTCGTCCTCGAGCCGGGCCAGAGCCTCATGGAGTGCGTCGACGAGGCGGTGAAGCAGGGCGCGGATGCGCTGGGGATGGCTGGTGGTGACGGGTCTCTGGCGGTCGTGGCAGCCGCCGCAGCCGCGCAGGGGGTGCCGTTCATCTGCGTCCCGGCCGGGACGCGCAACCACTTCGCGTTCGACCTCGGAGTGGACCGGCAGGACGTGGCGGGCGCGCTCGACGCGTTCACCGACGGGGTAGAGCGGCGGATCGACCTGGCAGAAGTGAACGGCCGCGCGTTTGTGAACAACGTCTCTCTCGGGATCTACGGTGAGGCGGTTCGCCATCCGGCCTATCGCGACGCCAAAATGCGCACCCTCGTGGAGACCGCCAAGCGGGTGGTCGGCCCCGGTGCAAGGACTCCGGCGCTGCGCCTCGTCGACGACGTAGGGCGCCAGCACGCTCAGCTCGCCGTCGTGCTGGTGTCGAACAACCCGTACGCGTTGGACCCTCCTGTCCTCGGCACTCGCCCCTCGCTCGGTGAGGGCCTTCTGGGCATCGTCATTCTCGACGCACCGGACAGTGGGCGGCATCCTCCAGGGCGCGCCTGGAGCGCAACGGACTTTGAGGTCTTCGCCTCCGCGCCCGTGCACGCGGGTATCGACGGTGAATCAGTGGTGCTGAGTCCAACGCTCAGGTTCGCCATTCGCCCGGTAGTCCTTCGCGTGCGCATCTCGTCCCGGCATCCTGGCGCCTCGCCCTCCGCCCGCCTCCGACCTCCAAGGTCACCGAGGAGCGCTTCACCGGGCGTCCGCCAGGAGGAGCCCGAGTAGTCGGCCAGACGCGAGGGCCTGGCTGCGGGAATAGGAGAATCCGCACTCGGCACATTCCTCGCGCATGCCCGCATTGTCATCGACGCGGCCGGCCGATGGTTCGTGTTCCACGTCAGACCCGAGTCGAATGGCTTAGTCCGCGCATGCTTCACATCGACTATCCCCCGATACGTTGGTGATTGGCCGTGTTCACAGGAAGGGGCCCGCCGCAGGACAGAGCGGTCCGAACAAGCAGTCCATGACTGCCGGTGTCCTCCGCGCCGACGGACGTCTGCGAACCTGAAGCGCTATCCCGGCCGAAGCGAAGCCCATCGAACCCGGGGCCGGTCAAAACCGCGCTTCGCTTCCGGTCTCGGTCCACACGCACAATCGGGGCACGAGACGGCGCAGTCAGGGATCTGTGCCCTTGGAGTCGCGGAACCGCTCGGGCGGATCGGTCGCCGCCCGCACCGTGGTGACACCACCGCGTGAAGTGCACCCGGCTAGCGGGGCGGCACGAAGAACGAGACATCTCCCGCGCACCGTCGACTGCTCAAAGACATGCATAACCCCAGTTCAGGGGAACGTCGGCTCGAGTGCGCGCCGCCACGCCGTATAAACCGGAAGTCGGCGCGTTCGCGTCGATCGCCGGGCTGCCCGAGACACGGATCGGGTGGCAGGAACCGGCACCGAGTGCCGGCGGCGTCCGCGGTGGTGGTTCCGTGGGGCTGCGGAACGGTGACGGTGGAGACTGAGGGTAGGCGTGGCCGTGATGATCTGTCATCGACTCGGAGCAGAGCTGTGGAAAAGGACATCTTCGCGCGGAGTTACGTGAGACAAGTGTCGTGGAAGATCTTGAAAATCCCAGGTGGCTCGGACAAGTAGATCCGGAACCTACAGTCGTCGTCGTCGCCATCGCCGAAATATGAGACAAGCACCTGTTCCGTATTCCGATGAGAGAACCCATCGGCGTACGAGACGCGACTGCAGGAGAGCTGCGGCGGACTCGGACTGGTGTCGGCTTCGCTCAGTGTCCTGATGTGCGCAGGCCAACAGTCGAGGGGGCGGCCTGCGCTGGTCGGGTTCGTCTGCCTGGGGGATTCGTAGCGATCTGGCGGCGGCGGTCCACGTTCGCCCGTGCGAGGTTGTAGAGGGCGATGCCGGTTGCTGTTAGGTCCCGCGGCCTGGTCCTCGCGCCCTTCGTGTAGATGTCCGTTCCCAGTGACCTGGCGTGGCAAGGTATTTGCCTTCACGGCTGACCTGGGTTCGCCTGATGCCGAACACAGCGGCGGCTGCAGGACTAGTTTTGCAGTGGGCGCTATCGACGAATCGGCACAGCCGGAAGGCGGTGATCATTTCGCCAGCAAGAGCGAGATGGACAAGCTCCTCGGGGTCGCCGGCGCTGGACGCGGCGAGAGCGAGTAACTGGCTTGTGCGCCGCAGGTCATTCCGGCCGATATCCGGTAGGTACTGCTCTTCGCGTCGGCGAGGTAGTCGGCTTTCGGTTTTATGACTGAATTGTGTTGTGTAGCTGACTGGTTCGCCGATTCGGTGTTTGAGTAGTAGGCGTTGAGCGACGTCCTTGACGGCACGGCCGAGACTCGTCGAAGTGCAACGGCGTGTCTCGCAGGTCTTCCTGCATCTCCCCAACAGCGGCAGCGGCAGCGGCAACCGTTGCGTGCCTGATGCCTGGTGCTTGTAGCCGCGAGGATGCGCTTCCATATGCTTGGTGGTGCGCACGTCGCTCTCCGGAACATGGTGTATGACGTGCGTCTCATCCAGTCCGGCGTCCGACCTACGAGCACGCCAATGAGCAAGGAAGCCAGAGGAACGCAGTGAGCACAACGGAACTTACCCATTGGAACTCCGAGGAAGCTCTCGCGGAAGCGATGATCCCGATCATCGGCGGCCTGCACCGCAGGCATTCGGTGACCATCCTGCTGCACAGTCGCTCGCTGGTGAACAGGTCGGTCATCAAGATCCTGCGGACCCATCGCTTCGCCCGACAGATCCGTGGCGACGAGTTGTCCGTCGAGGAGACGTTCCCGTTCCTCGAGGCGCTGACCGACCTCGATCTGCGGCCGTCGAAGATCGACCTCGGCCTGTTGGTGAGCGCCTACCAGGCCCACGGTGGCGGAATGCCGATCCCCGAGTTCGTCGCGGAGAGCCTCGCCGACCTGGTCGGTGGTGCCCAGGCGAGCCCCGCGCAGCCCCAGGATGTCGTCCTCTACGGATTCGGGCGTATCGGTCGACTCGTCACGCGACTGCTCATCGAGAAGGCCGGCTCGGGCAACGGCTTGAACCTGCGTGCCGTGGTGGTCCGGAAGGGTGGCAAGGACGACCTGGTCAAGCGCGCATCACTGCTGCGCCGCGACTCCGTGCACGGCCAGTTCAACGGCACGATCAAGGTCGACGAGGAGAACGACACGCTCATCGCCAACGGCAACGTCATCAAGTTCATCTACAGCAACGATCCGACGAGTGTCGACTACACCGAGTACGGCATCGACAATGCGATCCTGATCGACAACACCGGTATCTGGCGTGACCGCGACGGGCTGTCGCAGCACCTGCGCCCCGGTGTGGCGAAGGTGGTCTTGACCGCGCCCGGAAAGGGTGACGTGCCCAACATCGTGCA
This genomic stretch from Prescottella soli harbors:
- a CDS encoding diacylglycerol/lipid kinase family protein, yielding MPPLPRPGSGPSQQRLTRYGWSAANPPLRPVLFVNPRSGDGAAGRARVAERARDRGIEVVVLEPGQSLMECVDEAVKQGADALGMAGGDGSLAVVAAAAAAQGVPFICVPAGTRNHFAFDLGVDRQDVAGALDAFTDGVERRIDLAEVNGRAFVNNVSLGIYGEAVRHPAYRDAKMRTLVETAKRVVGPGARTPALRLVDDVGRQHAQLAVVLVSNNPYALDPPVLGTRPSLGEGLLGIVILDAPDSGRHPPGRAWSATDFEVFASAPVHAGIDGESVVLSPTLRFAIRPVVLRVRISSRHPGASPSARLRPPRSPRSASPGVRQEEPE
- a CDS encoding glyceraldehyde-3-phosphate dehydrogenase, which codes for MSTTELTHWNSEEALAEAMIPIIGGLHRRHSVTILLHSRSLVNRSVIKILRTHRFARQIRGDELSVEETFPFLEALTDLDLRPSKIDLGLLVSAYQAHGGGMPIPEFVAESLADLVGGAQASPAQPQDVVLYGFGRIGRLVTRLLIEKAGSGNGLNLRAVVVRKGGKDDLVKRASLLRRDSVHGQFNGTIKVDEENDTLIANGNVIKFIYSNDPTSVDYTEYGIDNAILIDNTGIWRDRDGLSQHLRPGVAKVVLTAPGKGDVPNIVHGVNHRDIDPDERIVSCASCTTNAIVPPLKTMDDEFGVVRGHVETVHSFTNDQNLLDNYHKADRRGRSAPFNLVLTETGAASAIAKALPDLKAKITGNSIRVPTPDVSVAILNLQLGRETTKEEVLEHLHQESLTGALSRNLDYTSATDAVSSDFIGSRAACIVDANAAIVDGDTAILYVWYDNEFGYSCQVVRTVQYLSGVEYPIYPALDTVAAAAAGAIA